In Caldisphaera lagunensis DSM 15908, a single genomic region encodes these proteins:
- a CDS encoding CoA-transferase: MVKLLAEVIEQLARKKIVKDPDTILSLIPDNSIVAMSGFNMITAPEFLIERLYKLYIKTGHPKKLFLISDTFPGAPGRGLDRIAKMIYERKDEDFIDGTLFPYYGWSESLQKMVREEWFDAYAWSIGIMAYWFREVGSGRPGVLTKVGLYTTADPRFDGTAINEKGKKMRRVKVHLINIDGEEFLLYTAPKPQFALLRATTADEMGNLSLEDEAAYGTVLNIAQTIKAMPNKGVNIAQVLRIARYGSINPKDVEVPGPLVDYVVISPREYHWQSASFDYDPSVSGKIIPPLSRESLTQVELNHRKIIARRVMLELLELLKKYGRQVIVNLGVGIPATVADVAVEEEVQDLIVLTVESGTWGGKPLYGADFGASIGPFAILSVPDQFTMYEGGIIDAASLGFMQVDKYGNVNSFIMPSRLPGPGGFPAIAAGSPQIFFAGEFTAGDRVIEIHDGKLKIIKDGDIIKFVKEVYRVGCSGKILSRANKNALYITERAVFKKADEGIELLEIAPGIDLEKDILNKMEFKPIIIKEPKLMDQRIFYPRRMGIKEEAIEAIKR, translated from the coding sequence GTCAGGCTTTAATATGATTACTGCGCCAGAATTTTTAATTGAAAGACTGTACAAATTATATATAAAAACTGGCCATCCCAAAAAATTGTTCCTTATCAGTGATACTTTTCCAGGCGCTCCTGGAAGAGGGCTTGATCGTATTGCAAAAATGATTTATGAAAGAAAAGATGAGGACTTTATTGATGGTACTCTCTTTCCATACTACGGATGGAGCGAAAGTTTACAAAAAATGGTTAGAGAGGAATGGTTTGATGCATATGCTTGGAGCATAGGAATAATGGCATATTGGTTTAGAGAAGTAGGTAGTGGGAGGCCTGGTGTTTTAACAAAGGTTGGTCTCTATACCACGGCAGATCCCAGATTCGATGGAACAGCAATTAATGAAAAAGGAAAAAAGATGAGGAGAGTTAAAGTACATTTAATTAATATTGATGGCGAAGAATTTTTATTATATACGGCACCAAAACCTCAGTTCGCTCTCCTTAGAGCTACAACAGCCGATGAAATGGGTAACCTCTCTTTGGAAGATGAAGCAGCTTATGGCACAGTTCTAAATATAGCTCAAACAATAAAGGCTATGCCAAATAAAGGAGTTAACATAGCCCAAGTTTTAAGAATAGCCCGTTATGGATCAATAAATCCAAAAGATGTTGAGGTTCCTGGCCCATTAGTTGATTATGTTGTTATTTCTCCAAGAGAATATCATTGGCAAAGTGCAAGCTTCGATTATGATCCGTCAGTTTCTGGAAAAATTATACCCCCTTTAAGCAGAGAAAGCTTAACTCAAGTAGAATTAAATCACAGAAAAATAATAGCAAGAAGAGTAATGCTTGAATTGCTTGAATTGCTAAAGAAATATGGAAGACAGGTAATAGTTAATTTAGGTGTTGGTATTCCAGCAACAGTTGCTGATGTTGCTGTAGAAGAAGAGGTTCAAGATTTAATAGTTTTAACTGTTGAATCGGGGACCTGGGGAGGTAAACCTTTATATGGGGCAGACTTTGGGGCATCTATTGGGCCATTTGCAATCCTCTCTGTTCCTGATCAATTTACCATGTATGAAGGAGGAATAATAGATGCAGCCAGTTTAGGTTTTATGCAAGTAGATAAATATGGAAACGTTAATTCATTTATCATGCCTTCAAGACTGCCAGGTCCAGGAGGCTTTCCAGCAATTGCTGCTGGTTCTCCACAGATCTTTTTTGCAGGAGAATTTACTGCAGGAGATAGAGTTATTGAGATCCATGATGGTAAACTAAAAATAATAAAAGATGGTGATATAATAAAGTTCGTTAAAGAAGTTTACAGAGTTGGTTGTTCAGGTAAGATACTAAGCAGAGCCAACAAAAATGCTTTATATATTACTGAAAGAGCAGTGTTTAAGAAGGCTGATGAAGGTATAGAATTATTGGAAATAGCGCCTGGGATTGACTTAGAGAAAGATATATTAAACAAAATGGAATTTAAACCAATTATTATAAAAGAGCCAAAACTTATGGATCAAAGAATATTCTATCCTAGAAGAATGGGAATCAAAGAAGAAGCCATCGAGGCAATTAAAAGATAA
- a CDS encoding DUF99 family protein produces the protein MIIEKIIACDDGEVKKLGYGKTLVSCISYKEVWPENIKIGFVHTDGLDATSVLSYLIKTLANNEKSVVLFDSITIAGFNVISLPGIQKLTNLPSIVIYNYKPSIKNLLKALRPHFEDSYIRELALNQLKEIKKIETNRGVLYIVNRGVNKEEAIQLINSYQFYSTIPEPLRMSHIISSHLSKIINPYLP, from the coding sequence ATGATAATAGAAAAAATAATAGCCTGTGATGATGGTGAAGTTAAAAAGTTAGGATATGGTAAAACCTTAGTCTCATGTATATCATATAAGGAAGTTTGGCCTGAAAATATAAAGATTGGTTTTGTTCATACAGATGGATTAGATGCAACATCAGTATTATCATACCTTATAAAAACCTTGGCAAACAATGAAAAATCTGTTGTTTTATTTGATTCAATAACTATAGCCGGGTTTAATGTTATATCACTACCAGGCATCCAAAAGCTAACTAATTTACCATCAATAGTTATATATAATTATAAGCCATCTATAAAAAATTTGTTAAAGGCATTGAGGCCACATTTTGAGGATAGCTATATTAGAGAACTAGCATTAAATCAGCTAAAAGAAATTAAAAAAATTGAGACAAACAGAGGGGTTTTATACATTGTTAACCGGGGGGTTAACAAAGAAGAAGCAATACAATTGATTAATTCATATCAATTTTACTCAACGATCCCCGAGCCATTAAGAATGTCCCATATAATATCTTCCCACTTATCAAAAATTATTAATCCCTATTTACCATAA
- a CDS encoding MBL fold metallo-hydrolase, whose translation MNKYEKFGDLFIVDVSPGDLHGIVSSFILVDDKVTIIEPGPASQYNKLKNALLDLNLKPDIIISTHIHLDHAGSTGHLINDYPNAKAYVHPKGAKHIIDPSQLWDAANKFSKLLADNYGKPLPVKESNVIVPDDYSEINIGKHKVKFIYTPGHASHHMSILLYPENIIFTGDSAGGIFNFKSGKVYAITSPTPFKPIQYLESLEKMKSFKPKYIAPTHYGIHENGYEYLEIGVDRTKLWLDVINEDLAKGVEDLNKIVKDLMDADKDFMNAVNENIQFFTDGFLIESVKGMINAIKNGDYKK comes from the coding sequence ATGAACAAATATGAGAAATTTGGTGATTTATTCATAGTTGATGTTTCTCCTGGAGATTTACATGGTATAGTTTCTTCCTTTATTTTAGTAGATGATAAGGTTACAATTATTGAACCTGGACCTGCAAGTCAATATAATAAATTGAAAAATGCTTTATTAGATTTAAATCTAAAACCTGATATAATAATATCAACACATATTCATTTAGATCATGCAGGCTCTACCGGGCATTTAATAAATGATTATCCTAATGCTAAAGCATATGTTCATCCAAAGGGTGCAAAGCATATTATTGATCCTTCCCAATTGTGGGACGCTGCAAATAAGTTTTCAAAGCTTTTAGCAGATAATTATGGAAAGCCATTACCAGTTAAAGAATCTAATGTGATTGTTCCAGATGATTATTCAGAAATTAATATTGGAAAACATAAGGTTAAATTTATATATACTCCAGGCCATGCAAGCCATCATATGAGCATATTATTATATCCAGAAAATATAATTTTCACAGGAGATTCGGCAGGAGGCATCTTTAATTTTAAAAGCGGTAAGGTATATGCAATTACCTCACCAACACCATTTAAGCCAATACAATACTTAGAAAGTTTAGAAAAAATGAAGTCATTTAAACCAAAGTATATAGCTCCTACACATTATGGAATACATGAAAATGGTTATGAATATTTGGAAATAGGAGTTGATAGAACGAAATTGTGGCTTGATGTTATAAATGAAGATTTAGCTAAAGGTGTTGAGGATTTAAATAAAATTGTTAAAGATTTAATGGATGCTGATAAAGACTTTATGAATGCAGTTAATGAGAATATACAATTCTTTACCGATGGCTTTCTAATAGAATCTGTTAAAGGAATGATAAATGCTATAAAAAATGGAGACTACAAAAAATAA
- a CDS encoding chromatin protein Cren7 produces MSSKLPPVKVKDPTTGKEVTLTPIKVWTLAPKKGKGVKIGLFKSPETGKYFRAKVE; encoded by the coding sequence ATGTCGTCTAAGTTACCGCCTGTAAAGGTTAAGGATCCCACAACTGGTAAGGAAGTTACATTAACACCAATAAAAGTATGGACATTAGCGCCCAAGAAAGGAAAGGGCGTTAAAATAGGTTTATTCAAGAGTCCGGAAACAGGAAAATACTTCAGAGCCAAGGTAGAGTAA
- a CDS encoding A24 family peptidase, producing the protein MIILKVMQYFLIMLAFAIFIPASILDIKYREVPLWLWYVGSKIGIVFSLISFSFYYSIQTLVIYYLISIFSVLGLFIAYIIGHMGAGDMWASIFLALSLPINPFGGIFPPIILTLLIASILELITRTFLTLRECKGFNKRCFSAAPIKARDLLSMKKYKWYFAQTSTKNISVDEPHETIIEECNGNLDNIVWAQPGLPYILFILISLPVSLILGAII; encoded by the coding sequence TTGATAATATTAAAAGTCATGCAATATTTTTTAATAATGCTAGCCTTTGCAATATTTATACCTGCCTCCATTTTAGATATAAAGTATAGAGAAGTACCTTTATGGTTATGGTATGTTGGCTCTAAAATTGGTATAGTTTTTTCGTTAATTTCATTCTCATTTTATTATTCTATACAAACACTTGTTATCTATTATTTAATAAGCATATTCAGCGTTTTGGGATTATTTATAGCTTATATTATTGGTCATATGGGAGCAGGGGATATGTGGGCTTCTATATTTCTTGCATTATCTTTACCAATAAATCCATTTGGTGGTATATTTCCCCCCATAATTTTAACTCTTTTAATTGCATCCATATTAGAGTTGATAACAAGGACTTTCCTAACTTTAAGGGAGTGCAAAGGATTTAATAAAAGATGCTTTTCTGCTGCCCCAATTAAAGCAAGGGATCTTTTATCAATGAAAAAATATAAATGGTATTTTGCTCAAACCTCTACAAAAAATATTTCTGTAGATGAACCTCATGAAACAATAATAGAAGAATGCAATGGAAATCTTGATAACATAGTTTGGGCTCAACCCGGTCTCCCATATATATTATTTATATTAATAAGTCTTCCGGTCTCTCTTATACTAGGTGCTATAATATAA
- a CDS encoding 50S ribosomal protein L38e, with protein MPIEVKSLEELEKIAQKGIECRVKRNNKDGMAKIKVRTNKYLYTFKVEKDKVDEILTKLNCKNVVDLDKQKPKQQKPKKKEEKKEVKEEAKEEVKGGEEKKETKEEEKTQTNIASEEKKEENQ; from the coding sequence GTGCCAATAGAAGTAAAAAGCTTGGAAGAGCTAGAAAAAATAGCTCAAAAGGGTATAGAATGTAGAGTTAAAAGAAATAATAAAGATGGTATGGCCAAAATAAAAGTAAGAACCAATAAATATTTATATACATTCAAAGTAGAAAAAGACAAAGTTGATGAAATATTAACAAAACTTAATTGCAAAAATGTAGTCGATTTGGATAAACAAAAACCAAAACAACAAAAACCAAAGAAGAAAGAGGAGAAAAAGGAAGTAAAAGAGGAAGCCAAAGAGGAAGTAAAAGGAGGAGAGGAGAAGAAAGAGACTAAAGAAGAGGAGAAAACTCAAACAAATATTGCAAGTGAAGAAAAGAAGGAAGAAAACCAATAA
- a CDS encoding HIT family protein, with protein MEWAEKWYDNLWAPWRMSYIKNFSGTKNEEKNEKNKCIFCEAQKLDMKEALVVFKGKFSFIILNKFPYNSGHLMIAPYRHVGNLTELNDDEMLEISKLIKVSIDALTKAYKPEGFNIGVNIGEAAGAGVPGHVHIHIVPRWKGDANYITIIGGVKVVPQSLEETYNILKPLIEEVSRNLGL; from the coding sequence ATGGAATGGGCTGAAAAATGGTATGATAATCTCTGGGCACCATGGAGGATGAGTTATATAAAAAATTTTTCTGGAACAAAAAATGAAGAAAAAAATGAAAAGAATAAGTGCATTTTCTGCGAAGCACAAAAACTAGATATGAAAGAAGCATTAGTAGTATTTAAAGGAAAATTTTCATTTATAATTCTTAATAAATTTCCTTATAATTCAGGTCATCTAATGATAGCCCCATATAGGCATGTTGGAAATTTAACTGAATTAAATGATGATGAAATGTTGGAAATATCAAAATTAATAAAAGTTTCAATAGATGCTTTAACTAAAGCATACAAGCCGGAGGGATTTAATATAGGGGTAAATATTGGAGAAGCTGCTGGGGCAGGAGTTCCAGGGCATGTACATATACACATTGTTCCTAGATGGAAAGGTGATGCTAATTACATAACAATTATAGGAGGGGTTAAGGTAGTCCCTCAGTCTTTAGAAGAAACTTATAATATATTAAAACCTTTAATTGAGGAGGTATCAAGAAATCTTGGGCTCTAA
- a CDS encoding threonyl-tRNA synthetase editing domain-containing protein yields the protein MRILMIHLREIKYWAVEEAIENPPDPPSKYEGNECVAGFISVEEDDTPDLSHEAALELAQHANRFKLNCIVIYPFAHLSPSLAEPNKAINVLKSIEDELKKMGFNVNRAPFGWYKGFSITCPGHPMCELSRTITPPKGPFYIKDQNKLSIQDAINNKLLDSSLLINNPWDNESIGAQEKFGILSDGINNIGKFMIDTFMEFLIKENNEENLEIKHGNHKEIYGIDGLSSIIKSVLDYGRYLKDHGASIQGFIPGSDILLLPKISKKDDFDKEFNNIINGISNKLSEIKASSSEGFNINYDIDYDLNLILYKSRNNGFVLLGGYGNVRGNSLTFIGPIRNIISSLIDYGLILADNGITPSLPFWLSPYQVAIIPVKESHEEYAKNIFNELNSKGIRVYYDPPSKSLGTRIRVAGKSWVPMIVVVGDKEKESNTVNVRKRWKQGSQEVLTLDEFYNEIELLKSEGPLNKYLNPPVS from the coding sequence ATGAGAATTTTAATGATTCATCTAAGAGAAATAAAATATTGGGCTGTTGAAGAAGCTATAGAAAACCCTCCAGATCCTCCTTCAAAATATGAAGGAAATGAATGTGTCGCAGGTTTTATAAGCGTTGAAGAAGATGATACTCCTGATTTGTCTCATGAAGCAGCCTTAGAATTAGCCCAACATGCAAATAGATTCAAATTAAATTGTATAGTAATTTATCCTTTTGCTCATTTATCACCAAGCCTGGCAGAGCCAAACAAAGCAATTAATGTTCTAAAATCAATTGAAGATGAGTTAAAGAAAATGGGATTTAATGTAAATAGAGCACCATTTGGTTGGTATAAAGGTTTTAGCATTACATGTCCTGGGCATCCTATGTGTGAACTATCTAGAACAATTACCCCTCCTAAGGGACCATTTTATATTAAAGATCAAAATAAACTATCAATACAAGATGCAATAAATAATAAACTTCTTGATAGTTCTCTATTAATTAACAATCCTTGGGATAATGAATCAATAGGCGCCCAAGAAAAATTCGGCATACTTAGCGATGGGATAAATAATATAGGCAAATTTATGATAGATACTTTTATGGAATTTTTAATTAAGGAAAACAATGAAGAAAATCTAGAGATTAAACATGGTAATCATAAAGAGATCTATGGAATTGATGGTCTATCATCAATTATAAAGTCTGTTTTAGATTATGGAAGATATTTAAAAGACCATGGAGCATCAATTCAAGGATTCATACCAGGAAGTGATATATTGTTATTGCCAAAAATTAGCAAAAAGGATGATTTTGATAAGGAATTTAACAATATAATTAATGGCATAAGTAATAAATTATCTGAAATAAAAGCATCATCTAGCGAAGGATTTAACATTAATTATGACATTGATTACGATTTAAATTTAATTCTATATAAGTCAAGAAATAATGGGTTTGTTTTATTGGGTGGATATGGTAATGTAAGAGGGAATTCATTAACCTTTATTGGGCCAATAAGAAATATAATTTCTTCTTTAATTGATTATGGTTTAATCTTAGCAGATAATGGTATAACACCAAGTTTGCCATTTTGGTTATCTCCTTATCAGGTTGCCATAATACCTGTAAAGGAATCACATGAAGAATACGCAAAAAACATATTTAATGAATTAAATTCAAAAGGTATTAGAGTTTATTATGATCCTCCTTCTAAGAGTTTAGGAACTAGAATCAGGGTAGCGGGAAAATCTTGGGTCCCAATGATCGTAGTAGTTGGTGATAAAGAGAAAGAATCTAATACAGTAAATGTAAGGAAAAGGTGGAAACAGGGTTCCCAAGAAGTTTTAACACTAGATGAATTTTACAATGAAATTGAGCTTTTAAAATCGGAAGGTCCTTTAAATAAATACCTTAATCCTCCAGTTTCTTAA
- the radA gene encoding DNA repair and recombination protein RadA, producing MSEENTNNEQEKARPKDITDLPGVGPNTAQKLIESGYTSIEAIAVATPQEIAQVTGIPLPSAQKIVSAARETLDIKFRTALELKKERLNIHKITTGSKSLDDLLGGGIETRDMTEFFGEYGTGKTQICHALAVNVQLPEDKGGLNAKAVYIDTEGTFRWERIEQIARGLNLDPDKVMENIYWIRAVNSHHQMAIVDQLYDMLSKDNVKLVIVDSLTSHFRAEFPGRENLAMRQQLLNKHLHQLIRLSEIYDIAVVVTNQVMARPDVFYGDPTSAVGGNIVAHAPGVRVQLKRSRGNKRIARIVDAPHLPEGETVFVITEYGIKDAED from the coding sequence ATGTCGGAAGAAAATACTAATAATGAACAAGAGAAGGCTAGGCCAAAAGATATAACTGATCTACCAGGAGTAGGGCCTAATACGGCTCAAAAATTAATAGAATCAGGATATACTAGTATTGAGGCAATAGCTGTTGCAACTCCTCAAGAAATTGCCCAAGTAACTGGGATTCCATTACCCTCAGCCCAAAAAATTGTAAGCGCTGCAAGGGAAACATTAGATATCAAATTTAGAACCGCATTAGAATTGAAGAAAGAAAGGTTGAATATACATAAGATAACAACGGGAAGTAAGAGCTTGGATGACTTATTGGGAGGAGGAATTGAAACTAGGGATATGACAGAGTTTTTTGGGGAATATGGAACAGGTAAAACACAGATATGCCATGCTTTAGCTGTTAATGTTCAATTACCAGAGGATAAAGGAGGATTAAATGCTAAGGCTGTTTATATTGATACTGAAGGCACATTTAGATGGGAGAGAATAGAACAAATTGCAAGAGGTTTAAATTTGGATCCAGATAAGGTTATGGAAAACATTTATTGGATAAGAGCTGTTAATTCCCATCACCAAATGGCAATAGTAGATCAATTATATGATATGCTTTCTAAGGATAATGTAAAGCTTGTAATAGTAGATTCATTAACAAGTCATTTTAGAGCTGAGTTCCCAGGAAGAGAAAATTTGGCTATGAGACAGCAATTATTGAATAAGCATCTTCATCAACTAATTAGACTATCTGAAATATATGATATAGCAGTTGTAGTTACGAACCAAGTTATGGCAAGGCCTGACGTGTTTTATGGAGATCCAACATCTGCTGTTGGAGGAAATATAGTAGCACATGCCCCAGGAGTAAGAGTTCAATTGAAAAGAAGTAGAGGAAACAAAAGAATAGCAAGAATTGTTGATGCCCCTCATTTGCCAGAGGGTGAGACCGTATTTGTAATAACCGAATATGGAATTAAAGATGCTGAAGATTAA
- a CDS encoding DHH family phosphoesterase: MGSNNVNKIYIITHNDLDGMGGAASILRILGKKLNDSVIIFAEPYNVENAIEGIIDSVNKGDYLFLVDIGSNKNNISYVYNYFKEISKKGVEIYWFDHHVWEDKDIQLIKSIGVNVIVDTSTCGTGVAIKYASKIFEKNIDDFLEKLEKAICASDIWKWDDELGAKLFRATYANGGLNGLEWKFKVIDKFINGIIWDEELEEHLRYYIRKELEGYDRILSTLKTYGNSCKVSGVFKDTDIPSDSIVGAMILSRSNSDIAVIIKKKGFNLVSLSLRSRDKANVQLIAKSLGGGGHPKASGASMNIPLYVSLISLFDKSFLIKYVIKNIYSLALNNNSCLLNKKN, encoded by the coding sequence TTGGGCTCTAATAATGTAAATAAAATTTATATAATTACTCATAATGATTTAGATGGCATGGGAGGGGCTGCATCAATTTTAAGGATATTAGGCAAAAAACTAAATGATTCTGTAATAATTTTTGCTGAACCATATAATGTAGAAAATGCTATTGAGGGAATTATAGATTCTGTAAATAAGGGAGATTATTTATTTCTTGTTGATATAGGATCTAATAAAAATAATATTAGTTATGTTTACAACTACTTCAAAGAAATAAGTAAAAAAGGTGTTGAAATATATTGGTTCGATCACCATGTATGGGAAGATAAAGATATACAATTAATTAAATCTATAGGTGTAAATGTAATTGTAGATACTAGCACATGCGGAACTGGAGTTGCAATTAAATATGCATCAAAAATATTTGAGAAAAATATAGATGATTTCTTGGAAAAATTAGAAAAGGCTATTTGTGCATCAGATATTTGGAAATGGGACGATGAGCTTGGAGCAAAGCTATTTAGAGCTACCTATGCAAACGGAGGTTTAAATGGGCTAGAATGGAAATTCAAGGTAATAGATAAATTTATTAATGGAATTATTTGGGACGAGGAATTGGAAGAACATTTAAGATATTATATTAGGAAAGAGCTGGAAGGCTATGATAGAATATTGTCTACATTAAAAACTTATGGAAACTCATGCAAGGTATCCGGTGTTTTTAAAGATACTGATATTCCATCAGACAGTATTGTTGGAGCTATGATATTATCTAGATCTAATAGTGATATTGCGGTTATAATAAAGAAGAAGGGGTTTAATTTGGTAAGTCTTTCATTAAGGAGTAGAGATAAGGCTAATGTGCAATTAATTGCAAAAAGTCTAGGTGGAGGAGGCCATCCAAAGGCTTCTGGAGCTTCTATGAATATTCCATTATATGTTTCTCTTATTTCATTGTTTGATAAATCATTTTTAATAAAATATGTTATTAAAAACATATATTCTTTGGCATTAAATAATAATTCTTGTTTATTAAATAAGAAGAATTAA